In Gemmatimonadota bacterium, the genomic window GCAGGTAATAAAAGCTCGCCCGGTCGCGACGGCGATGCTGCACCGCGCCCCACAGTCCCAGCGCGATGAAGAGCAGCGTGAACGGCAGACGGAGACGGGCTAGCAGGACGTCGGCGCCCTGCACCCCCCGGGACCACTGCCAATCGAAGTACTGGAAGTAGTGCTGCAGCTGCGCGAGAAAGAGCGCGGGCGTGCGCGGCTGAGTGACATCCCAAGGAAGCGAAAACATGGTTTGAGCTTGAGAGAGGACCTCGCCGCTAGAGGGATCCAGCGTCGCGTACTGGGCCCGCGTGAGCAACTCTCCGAGGTTCACGCAGCCGTACTTCCCGTAGCTGACGATCGCCTTCAGAGCGCTGCCGATGCCCGTACAGGTGGGGTCGTTCTGGTTGATCACGGGATCCAGCGCAGCCCGCACCGGCAGGTACAGGTGAATGGAAAGGCCGACCACCGCTACGGCCACGACCGCCGGGTAGAGCTTCCAATTCAGGATCGTCCGTGGGCGAACGATCAGGATGAAGACCACAATTGCCGGTGCAGCGAGGAAGGCCATCAGGTGGTTGCCGACGCTCAAGGCGAGGATGAAAGCCATCAACACGAGCAAATTGTCGCTCCTTACGGCTCCTGCTCGCGCGTGTGGGCCCCCCATGGGCACACGTCCCTCTCCTACTCGCGCCTGCCAACGGAACAGAAGCCAGGTCAGCAGCGCGATCGTAAAGAGCGCGACCGTATAGACCTTCTCGTTGACGTTCGACTGACTCCAGACCGTGAAAGCCGTCGCGCTGATGAGGACGGCCACCAAGGCGCCGGTGATCCGGAAACGGCGGTCTTTACCGAAGTAACCGAGGATGTGATGCACGACGAGGAACCACAGTCCATGCGCCGCAGCGCTCGTGAAAGCGCTCAAGAGGTTGAGTCGCACCGCGACGGAGAGGCCCAGCGGGGCGAGGAGGATCTCCCACGCACGCGCCAGGACCATGAACAGCGGATTACCCGGTGCGTGCGGGACCCCCAGGATGTGGGCGGTGGCGATGTACTCGCTGGTGTCCCAGAACGCCGTGGTGGGCGCCAGGGTCACGACGTACAGGAAGGAACACCGCACCACCCGCTATCAGTCCCCAGAGATAGGGTGGGCGATCGTGGTCCTGAGCGAGGTCCCGAGTTTCGACGGTGAGCCCGCCGTCCGCATTCTTGCTCATCAGTCCTCACCGGTTGCAGTCTCCGCAGCCTCTCGTGGTGGCCATCCCCCATGGGACTGCGCCGGTGTGACGATGGGTTGTCCAGACGTGGTCTCTCTCCAAGCGATCAGAAGGTCGCGCGCCCGCGTCGGCGGGCTTAAGCTCCCACCGTGTGCTTCACTAGCGAGAACGAGTTACGAGCCAGAGCTGCGTGGGCTCCGGCCACCGCACCGGAGGACCGAACATGACCGCGACGAACAAACCGACGAGCAGACTATGGATCGGCATACTCTCCCTCGCCTTGTTGCTCGGCTCGGCGAGCTCAGCCGTGGCACAACGTGAGGCGCGCGACGACGAAAGCGCCATCACCGACCCGCGTGTCCAGCACCGCACCTACACGATGCAGGAGACGGGCGAGACGATCCCCTACGCGCTCTTCGTGCCGACCTCGTACGACCGGAGCACACCGAATCGGCTGATGGTGACGCTACACGGGGCCGGGCGCCAATACGACTGGGTGATGGGGTACGCGGGGTTCCTCGACCGTGCCGAACGCGACGGCTACATCGTCGTGACCCCGTTGGGCTACACGCGACGGGGCGGATACGGCGCTCGCGGCGACGAGCCACAGGACCGGCGGGCCGAGAAGGACGTGATGACCGTGGTCGACATGGTCAGAGACGAATTCAATATCGACGAGAACCGCACCTATCTCTGGGGTCACTCGATGGGCGGCTCCGGCACGTACTACATCGCGAGCCGGTACCCGGACGTCTGGGCCGGGCTCGCCGCCGCGGCCGGTGGCGGCATGAGCGCCGACTACGTGGACGAGGAAGCCATCCGGCACATCCCGTTCCTGGTGCTGCACGGCTCAGAGGACGGGACGGTCCCGGTCGAGCGCTCTCGCCAGTCGGTGGCGCGAATGAAAGAGCTGGGGATGGAGCACCTCTACGTCGAGATCGAGGGTGGCGATCACTCGCGGTTCATCAACCAGAGTGAAGAGGTGGTCGGCATGTTGTTCGATTTCTTCAACATTGTGGCGAAGACGCACTGATGGACTAGGGGAGGGCGAACACCCAGATGACGCCGCTTCCTTGCGGAATGTCCTCACCCGTCAGCCGAGCGTACGAAGTCGTCTGGGCGATACGACCCCCGGCGCCGATGGCGACGTACTGCTTCCCTCCGACCTCGAAGGTGACGGGAGCGCCGGAGATATCCCCGTTCAAACGCATCTGCCAAAGAAGCGCTCCAGTGTCCGTGTCGAGCGCAAAAAACCGACGATCCGCCGATCCCCCGAACACGATACCACCCGCCGTCGCCAGCGCCGCGGCCGTCATCGCCGCACCACTCGGCCCCCGGTACTCCCATGCCCGGGCCCCCGTGACGGGATCGAAAGCCACGAACTCGCCCACGTAGTCGTACCCGGGCACCATCTTGAGGCGAGACGCCCTCATACCGGCGTATCTCCCACGCGGCTGCTCCGAGACGAAGTTGACGTCCATGCAGGTGTTGTTGAGCCCCATGTAATACAGTCCGGTAATCGGGCTGTAGCTCGGCGAATTCAGATTCCTCGCCCCGTGGTAGTGTGGACACACCTCGAAAGTCTTGTCGGAGTCGACATCGGCCAGCGTGGGGATCTGATCCGGGTTGAAGATCGGGCGCCCCTCTTCGGTCCAACCCATGATGAGGTTGTCGAAGGCGGTCCTGAACGAGTGAAGGAACTGGCCCGTCTCCCGGTCCAACACGACGCCCCAACCGATCTTGCTGGTATGGATGAGCACCTTACGATCCACGCCGTTGATGACCATATCGACCAGGGTGCTCTCGTACGGCGAGTCCATGTCCCAGTTGTCTTCCGGAACGACTTGGAAGTACCACTGCATCTCGCCGTTCTCGATGTCGAGCGCGATGACCGAGTTCGTGTACAACGCATCACCGAGACCGCGAAGCGTCGAAGA contains:
- a CDS encoding prolyl oligopeptidase family serine peptidase; translation: MTATNKPTSRLWIGILSLALLLGSASSAVAQREARDDESAITDPRVQHRTYTMQETGETIPYALFVPTSYDRSTPNRLMVTLHGAGRQYDWVMGYAGFLDRAERDGYIVVTPLGYTRRGGYGARGDEPQDRRAEKDVMTVVDMVRDEFNIDENRTYLWGHSMGGSGTYYIASRYPDVWAGLAAAAGGGMSADYVDEEAIRHIPFLVLHGSEDGTVPVERSRQSVARMKELGMEHLYVEIEGGDHSRFINQSEEVVGMLFDFFNIVAKTH
- a CDS encoding DUF2723 domain-containing protein, which codes for MVRCSFLYVVTLAPTTAFWDTSEYIATAHILGVPHAPGNPLFMVLARAWEILLAPLGLSVAVRLNLLSAFTSAAAHGLWFLVVHHILGYFGKDRRFRITGALVAVLISATAFTVWSQSNVNEKVYTVALFTIALLTWLLFRWQARVGEGRVPMGGPHARAGAVRSDNLLVLMAFILALSVGNHLMAFLAAPAIVVFILIVRPRTILNWKLYPAVVAVAVVGLSIHLYLPVRAALDPVINQNDPTCTGIGSALKAIVSYGKYGCVNLGELLTRAQYATLDPSSGEVLSQAQTMFSLPWDVTQPRTPALFLAQLQHYFQYFDWQWSRGVQGADVLLARLRLPFTLLFIALGLWGAVQHRRRDRASFYYL
- a CDS encoding PQQ-binding-like beta-propeller repeat protein produces the protein MGEKTPKVLFVHSISCATLAIMLTAAGALAQTELPEWEPITQERLQNPEDGDWLNYRRTYDVFGFSPLDQINRTNVQNLRPVWSYSMRDNSRWVPTPIVANGLMYVAEGSGRVVAFDVVSGDVAWIHERDYPDDIRLSQAYNRHRGVSVYGDNIYWGTADSYLVALDARTGTQVWEVSTGDYTTGIGHNHPPLIADDKIILGFTGGDRNARGAIAAYDPQDGELLWKTYTVPAPGEPGSESWNDSNLPPLGGLTWGTQSYDPELGFVYFGTGQPTPWSSTLRGLGDALYTNSVIALDIENGEMQWYFQVVPEDNWDMDSPYESTLVDMVINGVDRKVLIHTSKIGWGVVLDRETGQFLHSFRTAFDNLIMGWTEEGRPIFNPDQIPTLADVDSDKTFEVCPHYHGARNLNSPSYSPITGLYYMGLNNTCMDVNFVSEQPRGRYAGMRASRLKMVPGYDYVGEFVAFDPVTGARAWEYRGPSGAAMTAAALATAGGIVFGGSADRRFFALDTDTGALLWQMRLNGDISGAPVTFEVGGKQYVAIGAGGRIAQTTSYARLTGEDIPQGSGVIWVFALP